TCGGCGAGGCGCCGGATGCCGGGCACAACACCGACGGTGCTGAGCGTGATTTTCTTCGCGCCGAGAGCGAGGCCGTTGGAATCGCGCAGGATGTCGATCGCTTTCATCACCGCGTCGTAATTATGCAGCGGCTCGCCCATGCCCATCAGCACGATGTTGCGCAGGCGCTCGTGGCGATCGTGCGGCGAAGCGCTGGCTGAGTCCGCGAGCGCGCCGTCCGGACCGATGCCGCGCAGCACGGCGTCGACGTGCATCGCCTGCGCGACGATTTCGCCGGCGGTGAGGTGACGCACGAAACCCATCTGGCCAGTGGCGCAAAACACGCAGCCCATCGCGCAGCCGACCTGCGAGCTGATGCACGCCGTCACTCGTCCGGTGTAGCGCATGAGCACGGTCTCGATGCGACGCCCGTCCGCGAGCTCGAGCAGGTATTTGCGGGTGAAACCGTCGCTGCTGTGCGTCTCCGCCGCCGTGGCGTGGCGCCCGAAAGTCAGTTCGCTTTCCGCCTTCGCGCGAAAACGCGCCGGCAACTCCGGCATCGCGTCCCAGTCCTCCACGCCCGCGAGATAGACGTAGCTCCACAATCGCGCGGCATGCACCGTCGGAAAACCCCAGTGCGCCGCCCGCGCGAGCAGCTCGTCGCGCGTGAAGTCGTAGAAATTGGCCGGCGTGGTCGACATCCGCGTTGACTTCTGCGCGCTCGCCGCGCCGGCGACAAGACCCGTCTGCCTCAGACACCAAACTCCGTATCACGGAGTTTGGCGGAGGGAAGAGACGCGGTTTGCCACGGCCGGGGGCACGCGTAGCTTCCGCTGCATGGCCCAACGCATCGTTCTCGCCGGCGGCACCGGATTCATCGGCGCCGCGCTCGCCCGCCGCTTCCGCGAGCGCGGGCTGGAAGTCGTGGTGTTGACTCGTTCCGCGCCGCGGCGGCGCGGTGATGGCGTGCGCGAGGTGCGCTGGAGCGGCCAAAGCACCGGCGAATGGACGCGCGAACTCGAAGGCGCGCGGGCGGTGATCAATCTCGCCGGGTCCACGATCAACTGCGTGCACACGCCGGAGAACAAGCGGCGCATCCTCGAATCGCGCCTCGACTCCGTGCGCGCGCTCGGTGCCGCGGTGCGCGCGTGCACCGTGCCGCCGGCGGTGTGGGTGCAGACGAGCGCCGTGGGCATTTACGGCAACACCGAGGCGCGCTGTCCGGAAGGCGCGCCGGTGGGCACGAGTTTCAAGGCCGACGTCTGCGTGCAATGGGAGGCGGCGTTCGCCACCGAGTGCCCGGCGAGCGTGCGCGGCGTGGTGTTGCGCGTCGGAGTCGTGCTCGGACGCAAGGCCGGCGCCTATCCGCCGCTGGCGCGCGTGACGAAGGCTTTTCTCGGCGGCGCGGCCGGCAGCGGCCGGCAGGGCATCAGCTGGATCCTGCTCGACGATCTGGAGGAGATTTTTCTCCGCGCGGTGAGCGACGATGCGATGCGCGGCGCCTACAACGCCTGTGCGCCCGAGCCGGCGAGCAACGCCGAGTTTATGCGCACGCTGCGCGAAGTGCTCGGCCGCCCGTGGGCGCCGCCAGCGCCGGTTTTTGCGATCCGACTCGTTGCGCCGCTCGTGATGAAGACCGACCCGAGCCTCGTGCTCGAAGGACAATTCGCCGTGCCCGCGCGGCTCGAAGCGGAGGGTTTCCGCTTCAAGGCGCCGCGCCTCACTTCCGCGCTGACGGCGCTGGCGGATTGAGCGCAAGGCTCGAGGTGGAGCGCATTGACCTCGATGCGTTCGGGCCGCCGAACGGGCGCGCGATTCCCAGAACGCGTTGAGGTCAACGCGTTCCACCCCGCGCGTCGCAGCGCGACGCGATCGCCGCGAGCGAGTCCGCGGGGACGCCTCGCTCTACCCGCTCAGACCGAGTATTTGCTCCGCGCCGGATCGCAGTCGGGCATGCCCTCGTAGGCGTGCACCGAGCCGGCGCTGTCGGCCCAGAGCGGCAGCTGGGTTTCGCGGACCTTTTTCGTCTGGATGATATCGTTCTGCGCTTCGGCATCGCGGCCTTGGAGCATGAGGCGGTTGAGCGCCGCGTAGGCGATGTCTTCGGGTTCAACGTGCAGCAGCTTCGCGAGCCTCAGCACGGGATGCATCTCGGCGTCTTCGAGATGGAGTTTGATGGCGGACATGGCGTCCTCCTTTCGGGGTTGGAAGCGGCAGTTTACTCCCGCGCGGGGCACGCGACTGCGCAGGGATTGCGGAATCCGGCCGCTGCCGCGTTGCCTTTTGTCCACCGCGCCGCAGCTTGGCGGCATGATGGATTGGGCGAACAGATTTCTGCAGGCGTTCATCCCGCTCTTCGTGGCGATCGACCCGATCGGCCTCGCGGCGATCTTCCTCGGGCTCGGGCAAAACCTGCCGCGCGAACGCCGCCACAAGATCGCCGACCAGGCCATCTGGACGGGCGGACTTGTCGCGCTCGGCTTCCTGTTCCTCGGCACGTCGATCTTCGCCGCGCTGGGCATTTCCGTCAGCGATTTCCAGATCGCGGGCGGACTGATCCTGTTCGTCATCGCCGCGAAAGACCTCCTCTCGTCCGCCGCGGAGAGCGAGAAACTCCCCGAGGACTTCGGCGTCGTGCCGCTCGGCATGCCGCTCATCGCCGGGCCGGCGTCGATCACCACGTTGCTCGTGCTCGCCCAAAACGCATCGGTCGGCGTCGCGGCCACGCTCGCGGCGTTGGTGGTGAACCTCGTGCTCGTGGTCCTCGCGCTGCACTACAGCGAGTGGCTGGGCCGCAAGATCGGCCCGACGGGCATGCGCGCCATCTCGAAGATCATTTCCATGCTCCTCGCCGCCATCGCCGTGTCGATGATCCGGCAGGGCTGGCGCACCTGATGAAACTCCCCGCCCTCGCTCTCGCCGCCGCGCTCCTCGTCCCCGCCATGGCCACCGAACCCGCCGCGTTGCAGGCCGTCGTCGATCGCGCCGTCGCCGACACCCGCGCGGAATTCACCGCGCCCGAGCTCAAGGCCGACCAAATCGCCGTGACCGTCGTCGATCTCCGCGGCGCGACGCCCGCGCGCGCCAGTTATCGCGGCGATGCGCGCATTTACCCGGCGAGCGTCATCAAACTCTTCTTCGCCGCCTACGCGCACCGCCTCATGGAAGATGGCAAACTCGCCGACACGCCCGAGCTGCGCCGGGGCATGCGCGACATGATCGTCGATTCCTACAACGAGGCGACGAGCTACATCGTCGACGCGATCACGGGCACCACCAGCGGTCCCGAGCTGCCGCCCGACGACTTGGCCAAGTGGAACGCCGAACGCGGCGTCGTGACGCGCTACTTCGCCGGCCTCGGCTACGCCAACGTCTACGCGCAGCGCAAACCGTGGGGCGAGGGTCCCTACGGCCGCGAAAAGCAGGACATGGAAACGCACCCGCCCGCACGAAATTATCTTTCGACCGACGACACCGCGCGCCTGCTTGTTGAAATCTCCCAGGGCCGATGCGTCTCGCCCGCGCGCTCGGCGCAAATCCTCGAGCTGATGCAACGCGATCCGTTCAAGAAGAGCGACGATCCGGATTCGCAGGACGTCGGCTTCACCGGCCCCGCACTGTCGCCCGGCATGAAACTCTGGGCAAAGGCCGGCTGGGTCAGCTGGGCGCGCCACGACGCCGCGCTCATCGAACTGCCCGACGGCGGCCGCGTGGTGATCGTGACGTTCACCGACGGACGCGAGCACGCCAACAACCGCAAGATCATCGCCGCCGTCGCCCGCCGCGTGCTGACGAATTTGCCGTGAACGCGACCGCCGCGCGAGCCGCAGATTAAGGTAGGGGCCGTTGCCCACAACGGCCCTTGGAGAAGCGCTTCGGCGGCACAAGCGAGGGCGCTTGAGGGCAAGCGCCCCTAGCATACGAAAAGGCCGAGTAACCTAATAGGTTACCCGGCCGCGTTGCGCTGACTTGTGGCGCGGGCCGCGCGAACTCAGTTCGCGCCGGATTCGAAAAGTCGACCGTCGATCACCGTGCCGACGCAGTGGCTGGCGTATTCGAACGGGTCGCCGTCGTAGAGCGCGAGGTCGGCGTCCTTGCCTTTCTCAAGCGAGCCCGTGCGCTGGGCGATGCCGAGGATTTTCGCCGCGTCGATCGTCACGCTGGCGAGCGCGGCGTCGAAGCCGAGGCCCTTGCCCGCGGCGACGGCGGCTTCGAAGAGCACGACGCGTGTCTTGGGCACGTAGCTCTCGTAGCCGCTCTGGATCGCGAACGGGATGCCGGCGGCGCGGAGTTTCGCGGCGGTGTCCATCGCAAGGTTTTCCGCGTCCTCGTTGGCGCGGGCCATCGTGGGATGCAGGATCACCGGGAAGCCGCTCGCCTTGATCTGGTCGAGCACGAGATGTGCGTCGGCGGCACCATCGAGGACGATCTTCAGGTTGAATTCCTTCGCGAGGCGGAGCGCCGCGAGGAGGTCGAGTTGCTTGTCGGCGTGGATGAGGAGCGGCTGCGCGCCGTCGAGCGCGCGCAAAAACGTCTCGGCTTTCAGATCGCGGCCGGGGCGCTTCGCCTCGTCCTTCG
This portion of the Opitutia bacterium genome encodes:
- a CDS encoding TIGR01777 family protein; protein product: MVLAGGTGFIGAALARRFRERGLEVVVLTRSAPRRRGDGVREVRWSGQSTGEWTRELEGARAVINLAGSTINCVHTPENKRRILESRLDSVRALGAAVRACTVPPAVWVQTSAVGIYGNTEARCPEGAPVGTSFKADVCVQWEAAFATECPASVRGVVLRVGVVLGRKAGAYPPLARVTKAFLGGAAGSGRQGISWILLDDLEEIFLRAVSDDAMRGAYNACAPEPASNAEFMRTLREVLGRPWAPPAPVFAIRLVAPLVMKTDPSLVLEGQFAVPARLEAEGFRFKAPRLTSALTALAD
- a CDS encoding MarC family protein; amino-acid sequence: MMDWANRFLQAFIPLFVAIDPIGLAAIFLGLGQNLPRERRHKIADQAIWTGGLVALGFLFLGTSIFAALGISVSDFQIAGGLILFVIAAKDLLSSAAESEKLPEDFGVVPLGMPLIAGPASITTLLVLAQNASVGVAATLAALVVNLVLVVLALHYSEWLGRKIGPTGMRAISKIISMLLAAIAVSMIRQGWRT
- a CDS encoding serine hydrolase, translating into MKLPALALAAALLVPAMATEPAALQAVVDRAVADTRAEFTAPELKADQIAVTVVDLRGATPARASYRGDARIYPASVIKLFFAAYAHRLMEDGKLADTPELRRGMRDMIVDSYNEATSYIVDAITGTTSGPELPPDDLAKWNAERGVVTRYFAGLGYANVYAQRKPWGEGPYGREKQDMETHPPARNYLSTDDTARLLVEISQGRCVSPARSAQILELMQRDPFKKSDDPDSQDVGFTGPALSPGMKLWAKAGWVSWARHDAALIELPDGGRVVIVTFTDGREHANNRKIIAAVARRVLTNLP
- the rlmN gene encoding 23S rRNA (adenine(2503)-C(2))-methyltransferase RlmN, whose translation is MSTTPANFYDFTRDELLARAAHWGFPTVHAARLWSYVYLAGVEDWDAMPELPARFRAKAESELTFGRHATAAETHSSDGFTRKYLLELADGRRIETVLMRYTGRVTACISSQVGCAMGCVFCATGQMGFVRHLTAGEIVAQAMHVDAVLRGIGPDGALADSASASPHDRHERLRNIVLMGMGEPLHNYDAVMKAIDILRDSNGLALGAKKITLSTVGVVPGIRRLAEEKRPFHLAVSLHGATQEERAALVPAARKWPLDELMDACREYIAQQQRRIFYEWTLIEGKNDTPETAHAVGRLLQGQLAQVNLIPLNPTTGYDGAPTGREAAKRFQEILAGYGLPSTVRQRRGIDIAAGCGQLAVAKK